AGTCGAGACGCCAAACGGGTTGAACTGCGAGTTCTTGACCGTTGACCACAAGCCGGATATGCCACATGAGAAACTGCGCATCATGGTATGAGAGTCGAGACACACAACGGTTTGCTCTGACCAACGGCAAGCGTTGAGGAGTTCATCGCATCAAAGTGGAATTCAGGTTTCTCTCAACGGGAAACCTTTCTCATGATAACCGTGGTAGAGAACAGAACGAGAATGTCCCGGAAAAGTGTTCTGTTTCGGGGGGACCCAGTCTTTAGATTTCCAGGGCACATAGGTAGGTGTGCAGTACTAGGGTGCATTGTCATGTTCCGTAGCCGTTGCTGGTTCGGCGACTTCAGCGCATCCTGAATCAATCAACCGCAACTGCTTCGCGGCTCCACTCTGCCGCCTGGTTGCGTTCTGTCTTCGCAGCGCAATGGAGGCAGTGTTGAGTATCTCCACAACCACAACAACAAACCGTTCATTCGAGGTGGTGACTTCTCGTTCCGGAAGTCGCGCGGAGAGCAGCCGATGCAGCTCCAGTACTCCCGAGCTTTCGGCGTAAGTCGGTGGCTGAGAGACATAACAACTGCGGAAGCGTGGCAGCGAACTCACACGCACATACGCGTAATCTTTAGTGAATTCAGTGAGTTGTGTTGAGGTAACGCTGCCTGTTTGCATCACGTGCGTGACCCGCAGGCTGGGCTGCCGCTTGACCAGTCTAGGACCGGGTCGCTTTGTAGCGATTGAGATTTCTGCGTCATGTGCTCACATAGAGCCTCCGTTGATCAGCGTCTGTATTGCCATATTGACATACGTATGAGTATCTCTGTCGATATCTGTACCCAATATTTGCATTGTGTTAATGTACTGCTGAACGTCGCCTTTCTGCGTATTCGGCATGGCTCGGGTGATCGTGGGTTGAGTGGTAGTGCAGGGGACGAGCAATCGGTTTATCGCCAGCGTGCGGCCGACACCCAAGGAGCAGTCCGTACGCTTTCTGGTTTCGGGAAAAGtggtgttttttcttttccttgaGAACCGCCTATGAGTTACCCTCTCTGTGCCTCAACAGGGGAAGGACCTGAAGATGTACGGTTTGAGCAACCAACCCGACGTACGCGTTGTCCGCGTCACGCCTCAACACCGAGTGATGATTCTCGCGACTGATGGCTTGTGGGACGTCATGTCTGCGGCGCAAGCTGTAGAGATCGCTATGCAGGCACGACAGGAAGGTGAGGAAAATCAAGACAGGCGGCAGATGTCAAAAGGAAGATGCAGTTTGCGTGTTTCTAGCCTTTTGTAGACTGCCTGGCCTATTCCCGCACCTCTGGTCGCACCACCGCGTTCCAATGCGAAATTTCTGAGTAGTGGGCACACTTTGTGGCAAGCGGTTGAAACATTGTTCGCAATATCACTGTCCCAGACATGCGCGTTGTGTAGATTTCATTTTTGTCGAAACGCGTTTCGAGAGCGTCTGTCGCGATGCCTTGCGATGATATTTTGATGTCAGCGCTTCGCGGACTGTTATCTGTGTGTGCGAGCAGGAAGGAACCCAGCGCAGGCGCTGGTGGAGATGACCCTCGCTGAGCAGCAGAGCCGCAACCAAAGTGCAGACAACATTACTGCGATGACAGTGTTCTTCAAGAAGACTGATTAGAAGTTTAGACTTAGGaagttcttttttctcaagCAGAGGATCTGGTGTGGACACGCCAGTTGTCGAGTCACCCCAAGGGGCGCAGGAATACATGAATGGAATAAGTCAAGGAATCAACGCGCAAACTGCAGCATGACGAGATTCTTGgtgtgtctcgtctttccgcTAGCTCATTCTCCGTTCTCAGCCCGTCTTCATCTTGTATATGTTCTCTCGGAGACGGCACATAGGTCAGATATGTGACAAAACTCCTGGGACCTCCGGGCCTTACGTTTCTGCTCATCTTCGTATGTATAAAGACTTCTTTACCAGTGAACAGTCTCGCGTGTGTAAGAAGGCAGACTTTTCTCCGCTAAGCCATCAGAGAGACACTGAACAAAGTGGGCACCGCCACTGCGTGTACTACGGAAACTGGTGTGAAATGTGTGTTCAGTGGCTTGACAGCCTAGAACGCCCTCTCCAGAAAAAAGTAGTTTCCATAAACGTACGCTTCTTGTATAGTTCAATTCAGGGGGCTGGAAGATTGCATAAAGCAGGAGTTCCAGTTACTTTTCCGGCGGATTTGCATAGGTATTTGCGTTACGAACAGCTCGGTGGTCATGGGTTGCTACTCTGTTTCCTACGTAATCCGTCTGACGGCATCCCGGACATCGCAGCACCGGAGGGACCGATGTCTGGCTACAAAATTCGATGAGCCGAAACACGTGTGAATTGTTCGTCCAAGTAGAAGCAAATACAATTAGTGTTTTGAGTGATGTTGAGAGGGTAAACCCTAGAGGCTATGCAGAATCCATCACTCGTTCTTAGCCACAAAGGTTCACGACAATCAAGCATTACAGTGACTTTGGAACCTGCTCATTGCTGTCACCCGCGAGGAAGAGCTCCCGTTAAGGTGTGGCAGTTTTGCGGAAGCGCTTCTATTGCTGCATTTCACTTCGTATGGAACCCGAGGACTTCTACAGCCAGCCTACATGCAAAATTCGGCACTTTCTTGGCACGCTGTCTACCACAACACACGTAGTGTGTGGGTAGATCGTGTTTGAGTCTCAGGCTGAGCTCAAAGGATTAAAGAGACCCTCAGACGGAAGATGTTTTTCAAATCATGGTATCCGGTAAATTCCACAGTGCGAAACAAGGACTGCGTTAGGCGGTGCGGCCGCGAGCGCTGCTCCAGATGAATGTTAAGGCGGGGTTGCCACCACTGCCTTTGCAGCGTTCAATGTTCGGTGGCAAAAGAGTTGATACTCGGTTATACGTAGACGCAAATTTCCCGCATAGACATCCCTTTTCTTAGAAACATTTTCGCTCTTCGGCTGAAAAAGCTCAGCACGTCAGTTGCCTCTCAGCGTCCGTCAGGACTTCTAGGAAACTCTTTCTCGGTGTAGCACACGTATCAGTTTCACGCGAATACAGCAGGATATTATCGGGTTGACCGTCCGACACTCCACATCGTGACGGCAATGGGCTTTGGAGCATTGTCCGAGTACGGGAGGCACGAAACATTCAGAATTACCAGACGGGGCCTCATGTTGAAGCAGATTTGCGGGCACCGTTTCATATCCCACTGTCCCATCTAAATACAGTGGGAAGGTCGGCACAGCTTGAATCGAGAGAGTGATTTTCGAGGGGGTCCGGGaaaccgttcactgcgggACCGACACCGATGTTACGCgtgaagaaaagacaaaaaacgCTTTGTCTTAGCCACTGAAccaaaaaagaggagggatATTTCGCGAACTAACCACAAGAAGATGTGGGACGACCTCGAACATCTAGCCGCTCCTGCGGGAGAACGGCCAGCGCAGGTCGTCACGTGGAAGTCCGACGCTCGACGCCGTCAACTGGCGACTGCCGCCGTTACATCTTCAGTTTCCCGTTGATCTCCACTCCGTGTCGGACTGGTATAATCGCACGCTCTGGACCCTCTACCTCTTTTGTGACGATGTTCTTGCTGTCTGTagctctcttcgttttcctgctACAAAGCAACACGCAGCCAGCATTCGGGTCGAGCACCGATGGACCTACTGCTGCGTACGATATCCAAGCACCGCCTTCGCAGAATGCTGAGAATGGCATTTTGTTTAAGGCAGCTTCCAGGGGCCTCGCCTCCGCCCCTTCACCAGGAGAGCCTTTCTATGggggaagaacgcagagTGGGGTGAAATATGGCGGAACTTTGGGTGCTGAACATTCTCTAGGTTCGGTAGCCTGTGGTCTTCACTACTCGGCATGTGTCAGAGGTATGGCAGAGTCTGTGCCAAAGTTGGCCACATCAACGGTTCGGAAAAGCATCACACATtcggcggaagaagacggaccTAACATCGAGGAAACTCTGAAGGATGACGAAAGTGGCATGAGAGGAGACTACTTTCTCAAAGAAATATCTGCGTATCAGCCTTCATCTCGAAGCATGCCTGGCCAAGGTATACATCAGCGAACCCGCCTTTCTGCAGCACACTCAGCACCGGAGAATGGAAAGATGCAGGCCGACTTACTCTCCATGCCTACGGCTCAGGAGCGCAGCTTTTTAAGATCTCTGGATAATCCCGAAGGGGGACACCACAGGAATCTCTTTATTGAAAAGGCTCCGACGGTACTTCTTCTGTCTAACTTGTGGAACGAGCACATCATGCGTCCCACGGCGCTCGGAGGGACAGGCGTCAGAACAGAGGCAGATCGGGAGGCTACCGCCTATATTTCCGACCTTGTTTCCACCTTTTGGAAAGATTTGTATGGCCTTTCACCAAGGACGACATCTGAATCCACAAGGTTTTCATGACACCCACGATAACTAAAAACCGGCCACCAGAATTCACCATATAGTCTAACCTCTTCCATTTGAAGCAAAGGATATTCTGGCGCGAACTTCGAATTCACGCGCGCATTTCTCCACGTTGCCCAGGCGAATTATATCGTTTGCACATGCTGCATGAAACGCCAGCGAACATGTGCTGGACAGAACTTAATAAAGCTCTACACTGCGCTCGCTGCGATCGAGATCTGTTTTGACCTTTATCAAGTATGTCTCCGTCGTATCTCCACTGCCTTCTTTTTGAAACACATTAATGTGACTTTCATGGATATGAACGAGCGCCAGATTTAGACCAAGCAGACTGCCAGCCTTGCCTCACACGTGAGATGTTTGGTAGTCAGCGCACATGCCGCCGCCGTGTAAAAAGCGCACAACTGCGTAAGCCCCGTTACATGCGATATATTCTACTGGCTACCTAACAGTTTGCTGTTACCAACACTTCCTCGTAAGGGAAAGTCCTGACGTTCTTTGCAATCAGGCAAGTAGCCGCACTCCGCAACACTCACAACGGTACAAACAAACAGATAATGTCGTAGATGCTCCGTTTCACAATGCTACTGACTCCTGTTTCTCAGCGGAAACGAGATGCTGCTGGCAGGAGTCGACCCTTCTTCTGTAAACGATGAAGCGCTTGCAAAAGAGTTGAGATTCCACATTTCAAAATCGCGTAAAACGCGGTGCATCAGGAATTCGAGTGGTTTCCTGTCGTTTCCCGTCAATTGTCCCACGTTCGAAGTAGTTTTCTGTGCAAGAGGTTCTAGGTTCAAAGTGCAGTGACAAACGGTACTGTTTCCTGGAGCTTCTCTGAAATACTTTCAAAAGATCTTGTCCGTTGCTTCGAACAGCAGACAAGAGCGACACCAGAGTCCGCTGTTGTCGATAGCCCACTTCGTCCCTTCATAACCTAAACATGATCAAAGACAGACTCAAACGCGCCACAAATTACTTTCGACAGTACTGCAAACACGAAGATAGAGATATTCAATGACTAGAAACAACATGAATCCCCAGCGTCCAGCTCGTGCATGTGACCACGCGCTCACGACATTTCGGCGGAGACGGCACCTCTACGGACAATTCGAACGCCACCTTATATATCTTTCCAAATTTACTCTAACTTTTTTGCCTCGGGGATATCTTCAGGGGCTAGCCTCTTTCGAGGCCGAAGAGACCTCACTTTGTTTAGTTAGTTCTTACTTGCCCTTGCCCGATGCCCTGAGGACGAGACACGTACGCGTGATAGAACTATCGGCTCTACGCAGGCGACTTCTCGCAACTGACCTTgccgaagaaagcagaaggcgaatTTCTTGTTTTCGCAGGTGACAGGCTGAACTCCTTGAGGACCTTCGCGTCTTGCTTACTTTTTCTGTTAGCGAAACTTCGAAAGTGTCCCAGAGAAAGCCACAAAAGTGgtaaagagaaaacgatccTCTCGTCGGGTGAGCGCCGGACGTTCTTGTTCGTGGCTCCCTGTCTCGCAAGATGGACGAATCCGAAAACTCTCAAAAGAAGCGGGCATTCACAAGGAGTTTTTTTCCAAATGAAGCATCGCTCTTTTCACTCTTTTTTGACCCCGTCCGCTGAATTCTTTGCGAAAAATACCACGATTTTCCGCTGACAGGAGCAACCCGTCTCGGGTACCGCGACACTcgtgcttcttttctcctgcctT
This Toxoplasma gondii ME49 chromosome VIII, whole genome shotgun sequence DNA region includes the following protein-coding sequences:
- a CDS encoding hypothetical protein (encoded by transcript TGME49_231865); this translates as MPASFESFRIRPSCETGSHEQEHAKVLKEFSLSPAKTRNSPSAFFGKVMKGRSGLSTTADSGVALVCCSKQRTRSFESISEKLQETVPFVTAL
- a CDS encoding hypothetical protein (encoded by transcript TGME49_231860~Signal peptide predicted by SignalP 2.0 HMM (probability 0.999) with cleavage site probability 0.583 at residue 22), encoding MFLLSVALFVFLLQSNTQPAFGSSTDGPTAAYDIQAPPSQNAENGILFKAASRGLASAPSPGEPFYGGRTQSGVKYGGTLGAEHSLGSVACGLHYSACVRGMAESVPKLATSTVRKSITHSAEEDGPNIEETLKDDESGMRGDYFLKEISAYQPSSRSMPGQGIHQRTRLSAAHSAPENGKMQADLLSMPTAQERSFLRSLDNPEGGHHRNLFIEKAPTVLLLSNLWNEHIMRPTALGGTGVRTEADREATAYISDLVSTFWKDLYGLSPRTTSESTRFS